From the Tripterygium wilfordii isolate XIE 37 chromosome 6, ASM1340144v1, whole genome shotgun sequence genome, one window contains:
- the LOC120000714 gene encoding agamous-like MADS-box protein AGL104, producing MGRVKLEIKRIENQTNRQVTFSKRRNGLIKKAYELSILCDIDIALIMFSPSGRLSHFSGKKRIEDVFSRFINLPDQEREHALIFSDQGRHVDIQNKEYLLRTLQQLRSEDVALQLANPATINTDIEELQQEIGRLQQQLHVAEDQIRIYEPDPLKCTSTGELESCEKNLLDTLTRVMHRKEYLLSHHLSYDPSSIQEIPTSFENEVASWLPDHSGHAQAQMFDATAHLNPLRDLSSTLYDPLMQGPSTSADPNSMGECHVTNPDDPNFPTWSQPYDSTELHPAHHSMAHDDLYSQLQHGMMDPTEMMPRHEQVEIRVTGTTHGEVDNDQIAGNYDTKVPQLNGQ from the exons atgGGTCGCGTTAAACTGGAGATTAAGAGAATAGAAAACCAAACCAATCGTCAGGTTACATTCTCAAAACGTAGAAATGGACTCATCAAGAAGGCGTACGAGCTTTCGATCCTCTGTGACATTGATATTGCTCTCATCATGTTCTCCCCGTCCGGCCGCCTCAGTCATTTCTCCGGCAAAAAGAG GATCGAGGATGTATTTAGTCGTTTCATTAATCTCCCTGACCAAGAAAGAGAAca CGCTCTAATTTTCTCTGATCAAGGCAGAcatgt AGATATCCAAAACAAAGAG TATTTGCTGAGGACCTTACAGCAACTTAGAAGTGAAGATGTTGCTCTTCAGCTTGCCAA TCCTGCAACTATCAACACAGATATTGAG GAACTCCAACAAGAGATTGGAAGATTACAGCAGCAACTTCATGTGGCAGAAGACCAGATAAG gatATATGAGCCTGACCCACTCAAATGTACTTCTACTGGGGAGCTTGAATCCTGCGAGAAAAATCTTCTTGACACCTTGACACGTGTCATGCATAGAAAG GAATATCTGTTGAGCCATCATTTATCTTATGATCCATCTAGTATACAG GAAATACCGACGTCTTTTGAGAACGAAGTAGCGAGTTGGTTGCCAGATCATAGTGGTCACGCTCAGGCCCAAATGTTTGATGCCACGGCCCATTTGAATCCACTGAG GGATCTTTCGTCGACACTTTATGATCCGCTAATGCAAGGGCCCAGCACAAGCGCAGACCCAAATAGCATGGGAGAGTGCCACGTCACGAACCCCGACGACCCAAACTTTCCGACGTGGTCCCAACCATATGACTCCACAGAATTACATCCAGCTCATCACTCCATGGCACACGACGACTTGTACAGTCAACTTCAg CATGGAATGATGGACCCCACAGAGATGATGCCACGTCATGAGCAGGTGGAGATTCGAGTAACAGGAACGACACATGGAGAGGTTGATAATGATCAAATAGCTGGGAATTATGACACCAAAGTCCCTCAACTCAATGGACAGTAA